In the genome of Synechococcus sp. CB0101, the window CGCCATGCCGCTCAGGCGCCTGTGCGCGCCGATTGAGACACATCAGATTGGAGCCCAGAACGCGGTAGTCCTGCAGCATGGCTCCCTCACAGAGAGGCTTTATTCATGACATCTGCATTCCTTTGAAGCCGACCATTTCAAAGCACCTCTCCATTCAACCGGCCAAAAACCAGGCTCTAATCCCGATTCCATGCCCCCCCCCGCCGTGCAGGAGCAACCATCGGGGGCCAAGACACCCCAAGAGCAGGCTTAGTGCTTTTGCGCTTTGGTGCAGAAACGCAAAGTGCAGAAGACAACAGCCCTTGGTAGCATCTCGCGCGAACCGAAAACGCGTTGATGGGACGTGTCTCAATTACACTGAGAGACAAAGATCACCTGGCACTAAAGCTGCTTGCCTTGCAAAGGAATGCAAAGATCAGCGCTTTAGTGCAAGAAGCACTTGTTGAATACCTCAAACGAGAAGGGGGCTTTGACCTTTACATCAAAAGTCAACCCCCGGAGGATCCTGCATGACAAGCGAATCCCCCTCAGAACAGCCATACGAAATCGATCCAGAAAAGTTCCCCAAGCAACTCTCGATCGACTTACCAACTGAAATAGCCGAGCATTTTCAGAAGCTTGCCCTGAAGACCGGCCGCTCCATCGACGAATTAATACTGGAGGCTCTAGACAAGGAGCTCGGCGAATATTGACCGCAATCAACTCAAGGGCAATGACGGCGACTGCCACCATTGCCCCAAGGCAAGTCAGGATCCTGATCTACTGATCAACGCCGCGCTCAAGGATATAAGCGGCAAGGTTGCTGAGCGAGCGGCCTTCTGAGCTGCTTCGCGCCAGAAGCTTTTCGAGTGTCGCATCGGGGATCGTGATCGTGATGCGCTTCGTGGATTTGACCTTTCGCTTTTCCTGCTTTAGATCGAAAGAGGTCATGGTTGAGTAGCACTGCACCCCAAGTATCCAAAAGCGGTCAAGAGCTGACAACAGAGGCAAGAATGTTTACGTCAATATACGGTCATTCCGCTCGCGCTACGCAATAAGATGCACCTGCTTATCTGTTCTGTGCACAAGCCAACAAAGCCCGTAAACCACGTGCCACCTGCACCGTTTAAGTGCAGGCATTGTGGCCATCGTTCCTGATCAAGGCATGAGAAAACCGGCCGCCAGACCGGATTCGCTGGGGAGAGAACGACACCGGACTCGTTTCAGAGCTGGCGGCGATCCAGGGCATCCGCCAAGCGCGTCACCGCTGCAGCCAGTTGGGCCTGAGTGTCGGGTGGGGCAACGGCTTCTTCCTTGCGCCGCAGGGCTTCGATCGAGCGCACGATCAAAAACACCACAAATGAAATCACCAGGAAATTGATCGCTGCTACCAGCACCTCACCGGCTGGCCAGCTGGCAATGGCGTCAACGTTCGCCGCCTTGAGAACAGGTTGCAGCAATGAATCCATCACCAAAGTCACCACCGCATTCACCACCTTCCCGAAGGCCCCGCCGATCACCACGGCCACAGCCAGATCAACCACATTGCCGCGGTTGATGAAGGCTCGGAAGTCAGTCAGAAAGTTGCGTGTACGGCTCATGGCGTGTCGTGTGGCTGCTTGGCCGGGAATCGGAGCTCATGATGCCGGCACGATCCGCTGGCGCTTGAGATCTGCAACCGGGTCTGCGGCTGGATGGATCTGCCTTGAGCAGCGCACAACCAAAAACCAACCAGGCCGCCGCAGGATGGAGACCCATCAGCCAAGGCTTCGATGAGCGTGAGCGCCCGCTACGGGGAAGCCCTGCTCTGGGCTGAGCAGATCCACCGGGATCAGCGCCGCAAAGGCAAGGCCATCCCCTACATCTCCCACCTGATCAGCGTCAGCGCCCTGGTGTGGGAAGACGGCGGCACGGAAGACCAGGCCATCGCCGCCCTGCTGCATGACGCCATCGAGGACGCCGGCCAGAGCCACGCGTCCATCGCCGAACGCTTTGGCAGCGCCGTGGCCGACATGGTGCTTGATTGCACCGACACCAACGGCACACCTGTGGGCGGAGAGAAGGAGCCCTGGCTGCTGCGCAAGACCCGCTACATCGCCTCCCTGGAGCACAAGCCCGAGGCGTCTCTCTTGGTGACGGCGGCCGACAAAGCCCATAACGCGGGAGACATTGTGCTCGATGCCCGCCGCGATCCCGGCATGTGGATCAAGTTCAACGCCGGGCTGGAGGGCTCGGCCTGGTATCTGCTGCGGATGCATCAACAGCTCAACCGCCGCCTATCGGGTAGTCGGTCGGTGGAACGCCTCGGTGAGGCGGTGAGTGAGGTGCTCGCCAGCGAGAGCTATCGGCGGCTCGTGCCCGATGGGCTCGCGCCGGCGGTGTGGGCAGCGGGGTACGCGGAGCGCCAGGCGGAGAGATGAAGAGCGAGGTTCAGCGGCTCGCTTCAGCAGGTCCTTGAGGCTCCAGCTGCTCCTCCTGCCACGCGCGCTGCAGATCAATGCGCGTGATCCGGTAGCCCAGTCGCCGTGCCGCCAGGATCAGCTCCTTGCGGGAGCGGCAGTGCTTGAGAGCGCGTTGGAGCGCTGCATCAGCCTCCACATCGGCCACAAAACGCTCCAGCTCTGACCAGCTCATGGGATGGACCCCTGGGTCTCTCACCATGCCAAGGGCGTCTGGAGTGCGCCAGGTTCCGCAGATCACACTCCGCCAGACCCTGCGTCAGCACAGAGAAAACCGGCCGGGATACCGGCCGGCGGGAGGCGGAGCCTCCCGAGGTGTCTCAGATCACGGAGACCGTGGTGCCCTTTTGACCCTGGAAGTGCCGGGCCATGGCATGGGCATCTTCTGCAGGAATCAGGCGGAGCTTTTTGACGGGCTTCCCGCGGCGACCGATGGGGGTGGTGATGCGCTCATGGCCATAGGCCTTGATGCCATCGGGATAGGTGTGCAGCACCAGGAAGCGGATCTCGCAGCAGGGAGCGGTGGGGCGTGCCATGGAAGGGGAAGGCGTGGAACACCCCGACCGAGGCCCGCTGTGGCGGAGGCGGCAAGGACCGCGCAGCGGCCCGGCCTGATCCTTGCCGCCTCTGACGCAGTGGGCACGCTGGGAGGGTCCACGCCGCTTCCATGGCACGCGCCGCCGCGGCTGTGGGGTGAGCCGATTGCTGGTGCGGACCAGAAGGGAGAGCCTCAAGGCCTATGGCCAGGAGTGGATCACCGAGATGGCGAGCAGTCCGCCAGATGCACCCCACCGGCTCAAGTCGCACCACCAGAAGCGCCGCGCCGGGCACCTCCAGGATCGCCCCTGGTCAAGGGCTGACGCGCGGCGAGCTGACTGGTTGCTGTGGCGCGATCGCCCCGGCGGGGCCGGTGCTCACCGCGCATCAGCGGAAGGACTCGCCCCTTGACTGGCGGAGCGGTCCTGAAGGCGTCCCGTCGCTGCGCCGGAAGGCGTCAGTTCGTCATGGTCAGCCATGCCGTTGGTTTTGGTCCTGAGGATCCTGTTGGGTTGGTGGAGTCCTGCTATCGGGCCGTGGAATGGCTGCTTGCCACCCACACCGCCAAAGGGCTCTTGATCCCCAGGCCCTGGATCGATCATCCCTATGGAGAGGAAGAGATCGCCTTGCTGGAGGAGGAGCTGCTGCCTGCGATGGCGGTGTTTCTCGCAAGGGTGGAGGCGATTGATCGAGCGATTGAGGCCGATCAAGAGCTGGAGTTCCAGGCTCATCAGGCCCGCTGAGGGCCAGGCCGGCAGTGCCGGCCTTTTCTGCTGCTCCCGTTGGGCAGGTCATGGGATGCGCAATTCGCAGGTGTCGCCTGCAGAGCGGTCAGCCACCACCTCCAACCGATCGGGGCATCCATCCAGCCATCCCCTCATCAGGGAATAGCGCAAGCCGGGCTGATGCGCGAGAGTCGAGTCTGCATGCAGCACCGTGATGCACGCCTACTACCCGCTTCTGTGGCTCTTGCAGGCATTTGGCCTGTTCATTGCCTTCACGGTGCAGGGCGCGATGTGGAAAGGCGCCGAGGACCACGGGAAACGCGGCTGGTTCGTAGCGCTGATCTGGGCTGTTGGGAGCACGGTGCTGCTCAATGCCATGCATAATCTGCATGACGGCTTGTTCCCGCACGCATGAAGGCGTGCAGCCACAGCAGAGCGCAGCTCTTAGAGCCCTCATGCAACAAAAAGCAATCGATCAGATGCAGCAGATCTACTGCAGATGGGAAATATGCAAAATCTGTATAGGCATCTGAAGAAACCAGGCGAGACCTCGACTATTCGCAAAATGCATGGGCAACTAGTGGTGCATGTGGATACAAGGCTCCACCGAGACAACATTTACCCCCCCCATTTGTGGGCATGACTGAGCTAGGCGCTGTTTAATAATTTCTTCGCAATTCATCTAACTGAGATGTCCGAGGCACGTCTCCGCTTACTTCGTAACCAGGCATCCCCGTCGCTCGGGATCGCCAGTCGCAAGCCCCAGCGGCTCACGATCACCCTTCCCTGGTCGACGTATCAGGCACTGATTGAGACCAGTTCGGAGCAAGGGCGCTCCCTCTCCAACACCGCGGCCTATTGGCTTGAACGCCAAGCGGATGCCATGAGGCAGCAGGGGGCTTGATCGTCCCGCTGTTGGTCAGGCCGGATATTTCCGGCCTTGTCTGCTGTTTCCATAGGGAAGCTCAGGGGATGCGGAGTTCGCAGTAGTCGCCTGCGCTCAGATCAGCCACCACCTCCACCACCTGATCGGCGGCAGCTCTGATCCGCGGCCAGCTGGTGGTTGAGAGCACAAGAATCGCGATGGTGCGCTCCTGAAGGTTCTGCTGATAGCGCAGGTTGGTGTCAGTGGTAATCAGCAGTTCAAAGCCTTGCTGCTCAGCCAGGCGGATCAGATCGCCATTGGTCACGGTGGACCAGCCCTGCTCATAGGCCGTGCTCACCACATGGGCCGTGAGGGATCGCCGCAGGGGGGCAGGTGTTCCCTGGTCAAACAGGATGCGCACTACGCCAGGGCTACAGCTGTGCTTCTGGCGGCGTGCTCGAGCACCAGCCGTGCCTGCTCGATCGTCACCCCAGGGAAGATCTCCACGAACTCCGTGAGGGAAACGCCGTCCTCGAGGT includes:
- the mscL gene encoding large conductance mechanosensitive channel protein MscL, with product MSRTRNFLTDFRAFINRGNVVDLAVAVVIGGAFGKVVNAVVTLVMDSLLQPVLKAANVDAIASWPAGEVLVAAINFLVISFVVFLIVRSIEALRRKEEAVAPPDTQAQLAAAVTRLADALDRRQL
- a CDS encoding HD domain-containing protein, translating into MSVSARYGEALLWAEQIHRDQRRKGKAIPYISHLISVSALVWEDGGTEDQAIAALLHDAIEDAGQSHASIAERFGSAVADMVLDCTDTNGTPVGGEKEPWLLRKTRYIASLEHKPEASLLVTAADKAHNAGDIVLDARRDPGMWIKFNAGLEGSAWYLLRMHQQLNRRLSGSRSVERLGEAVSEVLASESYRRLVPDGLAPAVWAAGYAERQAER
- a CDS encoding ribbon-helix-helix protein, CopG family, which translates into the protein MTSESPSEQPYEIDPEKFPKQLSIDLPTEIAEHFQKLALKTGRSIDELILEALDKELGEY
- a CDS encoding Nif11-like leader peptide family natural product precursor, with the translated sequence MSWSELERFVADVEADAALQRALKHCRSRKELILAARRLGYRITRIDLQRAWQEEQLEPQGPAEASR
- a CDS encoding DUF433 domain-containing protein, with the protein product MSTTSQLDWADCSAVERDPQRVSGAWVFRGTRIPVAALFQNLEDGVSLTEFVEIFPGVTIEQARLVLEHAARSTAVALA